Part of the Synechococcus sp. MU1617 genome, CTCCCTGGCGGCGGCGTTGGCAGCGGCGCCTGCTCGCACTGGTGCTGCACTTGCTTCCGCTTGAGCTTGTGGTGCCCTTGATTGCGCGCACTGGCTTACTCAAAGCCGGGCTTCAGGGGGCCTATTGGCAATCGATCCAATCCGACCCAGAGCTGCTGCAGCTGATTGCCCGCCCTGCCCGGCGCCCCACAGCCGCCAGGGCCCTGAGGGGGATGAGCTTGGGCATGGCCAACCGTCCCCGTGGCGCTACAGCCCCTGCACTGCTCGAACAACTGCGGTCACCCATGCTTCTGATCTGGGGCCGTCAGGATCGATTTGTGCCCCTAGCCATTGGGGAATCCGTAGCCGCCAGCCACTCTGAACTCGAGCTGAAGGTGCTGGATCACTGCGGTCATTGCCCCCACGACGAAGCGCCCGATCGCTTCCTGGCTGTGTTGTTGCCCTGGCTGGACCGTAACTTGGGAGGACCAGACCGGCAGGGGACGACCAGCGGCGATGAAACACACCCTTTCGGTGGTGGTTGAGGACGAATCCGGCGCACTGAGCCGGATCGCAGGACTCTTCGCCCGACGCGGCTTCAACATCGACAGCCTGGCCGTCGGCCCAGCAGAAGCCGAAGGACAGTCGCGCCTGACGATGGTGGTGGAGGGCGATGACCAAACGCTCCAGCAGATGACCAAACAGCTGGACAAATTGGTGAATGTGCTTCAGGTCCTCGACCTGACCCAGCGGCCAGCAGTGGAGCGCGAGCTGATGCTGCTCAAAGTTTCAGCACCGGCAGCATCCCGGGGCGCCGTGATCGAACTCGTTCAGGTGTTCAGGGCCAAGGTTGTAGACGTGGCCGATGAAGCCCTGACCCTGGAAGTGGTTGGGGATCCCGGGAAGCTGGTGGCCCTTGAACGGTTGATGGCCCCCTTCGGCATTCTCGAAATCGCGCGCACCGGCAAGGTTGCGCTTGAGCGAGCCTCAGGCGTCAACACGGAAATGCTGAAAGTGTCCCCAAGCCAGAACCGCGTGCCGGCCTGAGTTCACTCAGTTAATACAGCCTTGGTGATGCGATCTCCTTGCTGGATCGCATCAACCACTTCCATGCCATTCACGACACGGCCGAAGACCGCGTAACGACCGTCGAGTTCCGGCAAGGGACGCAATGCCACGTAGAACTGGGCGCTGGCGGAATCAGGAGCCTGGGAGCGGGCCATGGCCACCGCCCCACGCTCATGGGGCAACTCCAGACCATCAAGTTCAGCCGGATTGGTACTGACCCGGCTGTAACGGGGCTGCGGCTCGGATCGGAACTTGATCTCAAGCGGAATCATCCGCGCCTGACCGTTATCGGGATCCACAAAACTGCCGGTACCGAGCTGCCCCAGGGGAACCGATCGATCACTGGATTGCGGATCGCCCCCCTGCACCACGAAGGGGACGGGCTCGCGAACAACGCGGTGGAACATCGTTCCGTCGTAGGTCCCGCGCCGCACCAGATCAATGAAATTTCCGGAGGTGAGGGGAGCGGCATCGCCGTTCACCTCAATCGTGAACTCGCCCTGGCTCGTCTGCATGGTGACGGTGGCCAGCCCCTGCAGGCAGGCCGCCTGAGCGTCGGCACAACCCGTCACCACCGAAGCACGCGGGGAAGGACTGCAACTCACCAACAACGGGATGAGCAGCAGCAGCGTCAAGGAACGAAGACGACGCATCGGATCAAAGGCCCTCAAGGTTGACGCCCAGGAAGCGGGCAAGTTCAGCACCGTCCTTCTCCAGCTGCGCCAAGGGAAGCGGTTCACCAACGCGGGTGAGAGGCATGTCACGGCGTCCTTGGATTCTCAGGGCGACCCGGCGTCGGGCATTGAAGCCGTCACGCACCTCCACCTTCACCGCCTTGACGTCTTTGAGCGGAATTTCCACCAGAACGGGTTTGCGGAAACCGCGGCGGCTGATGGTCACTACACCGGCATCCTTATCAAAGCGATTGCTGCCGCCACCAACATTCACAGCGATCACATACCAGAGGTAGGTG contains:
- a CDS encoding alpha/beta fold hydrolase translates to MPPAAVQTAEWGVQSSWTWRGWPCHWRVSGPEAGPALLLLHGFGAASGHWRHCAPRLADQGWRVYSLDLLGFGQSAQPARPMDNRLWALQACAFLDQVVQGPAVVIGNSLGGLTALTAAVLAPNRVRAVVAAPLPDPALIQPLPKRRAPWRRRWQRRLLALVLHLLPLELVVPLIARTGLLKAGLQGAYWQSIQSDPELLQLIARPARRPTAARALRGMSLGMANRPRGATAPALLEQLRSPMLLIWGRQDRFVPLAIGESVAASHSELELKVLDHCGHCPHDEAPDRFLAVLLPWLDRNLGGPDRQGTTSGDETHPFGGG
- the ilvN gene encoding acetolactate synthase small subunit yields the protein MKHTLSVVVEDESGALSRIAGLFARRGFNIDSLAVGPAEAEGQSRLTMVVEGDDQTLQQMTKQLDKLVNVLQVLDLTQRPAVERELMLLKVSAPAASRGAVIELVQVFRAKVVDVADEALTLEVVGDPGKLVALERLMAPFGILEIARTGKVALERASGVNTEMLKVSPSQNRVPA
- a CDS encoding peptidylprolyl isomerase, which produces MRRLRSLTLLLLIPLLVSCSPSPRASVVTGCADAQAACLQGLATVTMQTSQGEFTIEVNGDAAPLTSGNFIDLVRRGTYDGTMFHRVVREPVPFVVQGGDPQSSDRSVPLGQLGTGSFVDPDNGQARMIPLEIKFRSEPQPRYSRVSTNPAELDGLELPHERGAVAMARSQAPDSASAQFYVALRPLPELDGRYAVFGRVVNGMEVVDAIQQGDRITKAVLTE
- a CDS encoding photosystem I assembly protein Ycf4, which produces MSAAVLEQPVLGSRRLSNFLVASAVTIGGVGFLLASLSSYLGRDLLPLGHPAALVFVPQGLVMGLYSLAAALLATYLWYVIAVNVGGGSNRFDKDAGVVTISRRGFRKPVLVEIPLKDVKAVKVEVRDGFNARRRVALRIQGRRDMPLTRVGEPLPLAQLEKDGAELARFLGVNLEGL